In the genome of Clostridia bacterium, the window GGGATGAACTTTCCACCATCAAGCAGTTGCTCAGGCCCGTCTCCTAACCGGGAAGAAACTAAAAGGGCTAAGAGAAAGATCGGTGGAAATAGCAGGTTAAATCAGGCCTAAATTGGGGTAAAACCGGCCTTAAAAGCAGGAAATTGCCGAGAAAAGTCGAATTGCAGAACCAGTATGGTCAAGGGGAAATAGGTTGACCGGCTGGCGGCCGGCAAGGGTAACCATATCCAAATAGGGGGGTAGTGGAGAGCACATGGGTATTCTGGGGATGATAATCGCCGTAGTCCTCTTCTTGCTGGGCTTGGCTGGCACTGTCTTACCGGTTCTTCCCGGTGCCCCCCTCATTTGGCTAGGAATGCTGGTTTATGGTTTGTTTACCGGCTTTAAGACTTTGGGGTGGCTATTTTTTATAGGCCAGGGGGTAGCAGTAGCTATAACCCTAGCCTTGGATTATTTGGCCACCGCTTATGGCGCCAAGCGCTACGGCGCTTCCAACGCTGCCATCTGGGGCGCAGTGATAGGCCTTGCGGTAGGGGCCTTTTTCGGGCCTGGCGGCATCATCATCGGGCCCTTTGCTGGAGCTGCAGTGGCAGAAATGCTCCGGGGCCGGGATGCCAGCCACGCCCTTCGGGTAGGCTGGGGTACGCTCCTCGGGCTGATCGGGGGAACTGCCCTAAAGCTCCTCATCGAAATCGGGATGATCATCTGGTTCTTCGTGGCCGCGTTCTAACCCTACACCTTGGGCCTTGGGGCATAAGGCTATTCTTCTGACAAGGGCTCAGCAGCGCCAGCGGCACTGGCGCTAGCTGCCACTTCATCCTCCACCGCTACCGGCAGCGTAAAGTAGAAGGTCGAGCCCTTTCCCAGCTCGCTTCTTACCCCCACTCTCCCTCCGTGGCTTTCCACGATGTGTTTGACAATGGAAAGGCCGAGGCCGGTGCCGCCCAACTCCCTCGAGCGGCACTTATCCACCCGATAAAAGCGCT includes:
- a CDS encoding DUF456 domain-containing protein codes for the protein MGILGMIIAVVLFLLGLAGTVLPVLPGAPLIWLGMLVYGLFTGFKTLGWLFFIGQGVAVAITLALDYLATAYGAKRYGASNAAIWGAVIGLAVGAFFGPGGIIIGPFAGAAVAEMLRGRDASHALRVGWGTLLGLIGGTALKLLIEIGMIIWFFVAAF